A window from Acropora palmata chromosome 14, jaAcrPala1.3, whole genome shotgun sequence encodes these proteins:
- the LOC141866664 gene encoding uncharacterized protein LOC141866664 produces MYSKTNYSFEPRGSQTREDGNSSCTGNAVGTRYIVHMAIAPKEGMTEREKFSTRKDSRCVSENVTKSVVRRSVVDKRSSSSYKTREGKTVTRRDLKGSLNSDGGLSKYPSGDLLYLNADSKDAPIASFYSSGSNNELSGEATMKGNHAEDMVSSFYRSEDDTKMSDQKSGEESGDHASKLSNEEVSSYRLRETNRANDQDALDPHERRASIEKRASKLQTLSQRAYDDAKVMGLEDTNIRRRSLERKQASNSLERDRLSKRFSVDERSDYSKHAPKTNVSFSDEWGHKEPRPSYFSKGVSFHHDEHASTRYGCDDNKVDYRRQDQFGGRTMSRSFSLESLDDSERKSLGIYRELPAREEFLSHKARRETNEEKELSQLGRRQGSLERDVQGSDHERRDPFLRIRSKSTDELRDIEKSNLMSGYRSTDQLSRVTSRDEPRAAYEWLAQDRARLKPETTTSERMSKTEAISPYFDRNGTSSHDKLKEDIAKLKVETLTREHVKPYIPPTPSRGELEDHASRTRNSPVSTSQERLKDKIAKLKTETRDFPTRLHHDLSTGPDDEDKQRSDISQSGVTTSSFEQYSYSNTDGSVFKDAMRRSDSQRYNNPESLKHITKDVRALEMDEDKRDEKLVKGYIPGSSQHYAHPTRGYGDLLPRRFTETEDQRGPIARKHKDNLSSYGKTDVAERESSWINRRRTEEEPWGFPKEIRRGSSEGYATKHVIRTDSTMSMTSTKNGDHGPSSVTGFFHGSVSEEDQSAYYKRNMGDQGTTYPREPSRKYDAPRPSEPFQGQEPSKEKANERSEEVLTKPTKAHFTRNSYQEQEFQRPHESATQEEPLVHRQFDKNVKNYEDLAVLTPTHSGGDHTHIIRTKRGETSDRVQKSKTREKRNTFQEDSVISRRSSIEDVEKRTSTTSTKDTTTRLSELSEDRCLPADDRKAPERSGNVPRRTSVRQEILIQSRVSSPNKIVEGQQELKESKPSAMAELRKKIEQLKNKVDALDDSKSRGKLEKYIDEHSDKKPDVDIKGRVHIPRYQPKAGIPERDFEVDGPELKQRTATVESTSQTINQQVSRQTSTASTTLRVSNIHEEDLSKTQRKASAAEEFHPAEGILGEEVGVQKRDAQTMTTPDIEEQVGRDKYLRLNSFVSDIVAEPDEIEELRGVPIEPRTAGPQIQEIIDTDDNKVSGFTTIQIDTQQPMSPRKCWWNAFTAEDVDRLLDIGSPVQCNPYTAEDMDQLWQLGPAKRRSLGRGSYGRSSLQRKPHFSQDELVDVFVRVRGRQDKPRRAQRIISAQAAPQEKAIVLRRDAKETADPFIRKIKVDDVYGAEAVRVENGIVKIKVGDLYSKGRKAWARILQRKDRIVESDGTVTIPVSQDQYTDGVSYTSYNEREGQDGGLRIPIKFQDDELDRSRKIRVVREKKRAGATRRRMRTADSRAYIVGARYYHGKILMSGESYGSQMEHNGIVLRGRRHSPRVAGNAIVLRGNQPYTVPMKTVQRIHAGHKLTRQAASVEEKDGKTVITVHAIPSQPPRFNLKQIGNAMTQDPRKMTSGPLKDDNLGTSRRYFVNTGSNRQRTPYIVNEPSSSYRGTSLGVNGSTVIGTSDELSNNPIIVPYEGRIIPDSRTRSYNRPLIVDSSSFRTAPGSKIIIHDPRVNARTAYGEKFTMQDYGAMSKMQYVNGASGKKTMNNRQWENGRFKYGTAWNNKQHEKINGRRISWAVEEVTPEF; encoded by the exons ATGTACTCAAAGACCAACTATTCCTTCGAACCAAGAGGCTCACAAACACGAGAAGATGGCAACTCTAGCTGTACTGGGAATGCTGTGGGAACGCGGTATATAGTACACATGGCCATCGCACCGAAAGAAGGAATGacggaaagagaaaaatttagTACAAGAAAGGATTCTAGGTGTGTCTCTGAGAATGTGACTAAGTCTGTTGTTAGAAGAAGCGTCGTTGATAAAAGATCCAGCTCATCGTATAAGACACGAGAGGGAAAGACTGTCACAAGGCGAGATTTAAAAGGTTCATTGAACTCGGATGGAGGTCTTTCCAAGTACCCTTCCGGTGATTTGTTGTATCTGAATGCAGATAGCAAAGACGCTCCTATTGCTTCCTTTTACTCTTCAGGATCCAATAACGAACTTTCCGGCGAGGCTACAATGAAAGGCAATCATGCTGAGGATATGGTTTCATCGTTTTATCGATCAGAAGACGACACAAAAATGTCAGATCAGAAATCTGGCGAAGAAAGTGGGGATCATGCTTCAAAATTATCGAATGAGGAGGTTTCATCTTATCGGTTACGAGAGACAAACAGAGCAAATGATCAAGATGCATTGGATCCTCACGAACGAAGAGCATCTATCGAGAAGCGAGCCAGTAAACTTCAAACACTCTCTCAAAGAGCCTATGATGATGCTAAAGTAATGGGGCTGGAGGATACAAATATTCGGCGAAGATCTTTGGAAAGAAAGCAAGCTTCCAATTCTCTTGAAAGAGACAGGCTTTCAAAGAGATTCTCGGTTGATGAGAGAAGCGATTATTCAAAACATGCACCAAAAACCAACGTATCTTTCTCTGATGAATGGGGGCACAAGGAGCCTCGACCTTCCTACTTTTCTAAGGGGGTGTCCTTCCATCACGATGAGCATGCATCTACACGATATGGTTGCGATGATAACAAAGTCGACTACAGAAGACAAGACCAGTTTGGTGGCAGAACTATGtcgcgctctttttctctggAATCACTGGACGATAGTGAAAGGAAGAGTCTTGGAATATACCGAGAATTACCTGCAAGAGAAGAGTTTCTTTCCCATAAGGCGAGGAGAGAgacaaatgaagaaaaagaactttCACAGTTAGGGAGACGTCAAGGTTCCCTTGAACGAGATGTGCAGGGCAGTGACCACGAAAGACGAGATCCATTTTTAAGAATAAGAAGCAAGTCAACCGACGAGCTGAGGGACATTGAGAAAAGTAACTTAATGTCAGGTTATCGGTCTACTGACCAACTCTCAAGAGTTACCAGCAGAGACGAACCTAGAGCAGCCTATGAATGGTTAGCACAAGACAGGGCAAGACTAAAGCCAGAGACAACGACGTCGGAGCGAATGTCCAAAACTGAAGCTATTTCACCCTATTTTGATAGGAACGGGACATCTAGCCATGACAAGCTCAAGGAAGACATTGCCAAGCTAAAAGTGGAGACTCTAACCAGAGAACACGTCAAGCCTTACATCCCTCCAACACCCTCGAGAGGAGAACTTGAAGACCATGCCTCGCGGACAAGAAATTCTCCAGTGTCCACCTCACAGGAAAGGCTTAAAGACAAAATTGCCAAACTTAAGACTGAAACAAGAGATTTCCCGACTCGATTACATCATGATCTTTCGACTGGTCCAGATGATGAAGACAAACAGAGGAGCGATATTTCTCAGAGTGGAGTTACAACGTCTTCTTTTGAGCAATACTCCTACTCCAATACGGATGGAAGTGTATTCAAAGATGCAATGCGGAGGTCAGATTCCCAGAGATATAACAATCCAGAAAGTCTCAAACACATAACAAAAGATGTCAGAGCCCTCGAAATGGACGAAGACAAGAGAGATGAGAAGCTAGTGAAGGGTTACATTCCAGGATCTTCTCAACACTACGCCCATCCAACACGTGGGTATGGAGATTTGTTGCCTAGGCGCTTTACTGAAACGGAGGACCAGCGAGGGCCTATAGCAAGAAAGCACAAGGAcaatttgtcatcatatgggAAAACTGACGTAGCAGAGAGGGAAAGCTCCTGGATCAATCGAAGGCGCACGGAGGAAGAGCCTTGGGGATTTCCAAAGGAGATTAGGAGAGGATCAAGTGAAGGCTATGCAACAAAGCACGTGATTAGAACAGATTCGACGATGTCGATGACATCAACCAAAAATGGAGATCATGGTCCAAGCTCAGTTACAGGGTTTTTCCATGGCAGTGTCTCCGAAGAGGACCAGTCGGCTTACTACAAAAGAAACATGGGTGATCAAGGAACCACATATCCTCGTGAGCCATCCAGAAAATATGATGCGCCCAGACCATCAGAACCCTTTCAAGGACAAGAACCTTCCAAGGAAAAAGCGAACGAAAGGTCTGAAGAGGTTCTCACCAAGCCAACAAAGGCTCACTTCACAAGAAACAGCTACCAAGagcaagaatttcaaagaccgCATGAGTCAGCGACTCAAGAGGAACCATTAGTTCACCGGCAGTTcgacaaaaatgttaaaaattacGAAGACTTAGCGGTTCTGACTCCAACACATTCAGGAGGTGATCATACCCATATAATACGTACAAAACGGGGAGAAACTTCAGACAGGGTTCAAAAGagtaaaacaagagaaaagagaaatacATTCCAAGAAGACTCGGTCATTTCTCGAAGAAGCTCCATCGAAGACGTAGAGAAGAGGACTTCCACGACTTCCACTAAGGATACAACTACACGTTTATCTGAACTATCCGAAGACCGATGTCTCCCCGCCGATGATCGAAAAGCGCCGGAACGTTCCGGTAATGTGCCCAGAAGGACTAGCGTGCGACAAGAAATTCTCATCCAAAGTAGGGTTTCTTCTCCAAATAAAATTGTCGAAGGACAACAAGAACTCAAGGAAAGCAAGCCATCTGCAATGGCTGAACTCAGGAAAAAGATCGAACAACTGAAGAACAAAGTAGATGCCCTTGACGACTCAAAATCACGtggaaaactggaaaagtACATCGACGAACACTCTGATAAAAAACCAGATGTGGATATCAAAGGACGCGTTCATATTCCAAGGTACCAGCCAAAGGCAGGCATACCTGAGAGAGACTTTGAAGTTGATGGCCCAGAACTGAAACAGAGAACAGCA ACGGTGGAATCCACTTCCCAAACAATAAATCAACAAGTCAGTCGACAGACTAGTACAGCAAGCACAACCCTTCGTGTCAGTAACATTCATGAAGAGGACCTATCTAAGACACAACGTAAAGCTTCTGCAGCCGAAGAATTTCACCCCGCTGAAGGCATCCTTGGAGAGGAAGTCGGCGTGCAAAAGCGTGATGCACAAACCATGACCACTCCAGATATAGAAGAACAAGTGGGAAGAGATAAGTATTTACGGTTGAATTCTTTCGTCTCGGATATCGTCGCGGAACCTGACGAGATTGAGGAACTGAGAGGCGTGCCAATTGAACCCAGAACAGCAGGACCTCAAATTCAAGAG ATTATAGATACAGACGACAACAAAGTTAGTGGATTTACCACAATCCAAATTGACACTCAGCAGCCTATGTCACCGAGAAAATGCTGGTGGAATGCTTTCACGGCAGAGGATGTGGATCGCCTACTCGACATTGGAAGTCCTGTGCAATGCAATCCATACACTGCAGAAGATATGGATCAACTGTGGCAGCTTGGACCTGCTAAACGGAGGAGTCTTGGTCGAGGATCTTACGGTAGAAG TTCGCTCCAGCGGAAACCTCACTTCTCTCAAGATGAACTCGTGGATGTCTTTGTCAGAGTTCGAGGAAGGCAAGACAAGCCGCGCCGAGCACAGCGCATTATTTCAGCCCAAGCAGCCCCACAGGAGAAGGCCATAGTGCTTCGGCGAGATGCTAAAGAGACTGCTGATCCTTTTATACGGAAGATAAAAGTTGACGATGTCTATGGAGCCGAGGCTGTTAGAGTTGAAAATGGCATCGTGAAAATCAAAGTCGGTGATTTGTATTCCAAAGGAAG GAAAGCATGGGCCAGGATTTTGCAGCGGAAGGATCGGATAGTTGAG TCGGATGGCACGGTAACTATCCCAGTTTCTCAAGACCAGTACACAGATGGTGTCAGCTACACAAGCTACAACGAGAGAGAGGGTCAAGATGGCGGCCTACGAATACCAATCAAGTTTCAAGACGACGAGCTTGACAGATCAAGGAAAATTCGTGTTGTCAGGGAGAAAAAAAGGGCTGGAGCAACACGGAGGAGAATGCGAACCGCTGACAGCAGAGCCTACATAGTAGGCGCACGATATTATCATGGAAAGATACTCATGTCTGGTGAAAGCTACGGTTCACAGATGGAGCACAACGGAATAGTTCTGAGAGGAAGACGTCACAGTCCAAGG GTTGCTGGTAATGCCATTGTACTAAGAGGCAACCAACCATACACTGTCCCAATGAAGACTGTTCAGAGAATCCACGCGGGCCACAAACTGACAAGACAGGCTGCCTCAGTGGAAGAAAAAGATGGAAAAACGGTGATCACGGTGCATGCTATCCCATCACAGCCACCACGGTTCAATTTGAAGCAAATTGGCAATGCAATGACTCAAGACCCTCGAAAAATGACATCTGGTCCCCTCAAGGATGACAACCTCGGAACTTCCCGAAGATACTTCGTGAACACGGGATCAAATCGGCAACGTACCCCATACATTGTCAATGAACCGTCGAGTTCATACCGTGGCACTTCATTAGGAGTCAATGGTTCTACTGTTATTGGTACCTCAGATGAGTTGTCAAACAATCCGATCATTGTTCCCTATGAGGGTAGAATAATACCAGACAGCCGAACAAGAAGTTATAACAGACCGCTCATTGTAGACTCATCAAGCTTTCGCACAGCACCAGGCTCAAAGATAATAATTCATGACCCTCGGGTAAACGCCCGCACAGCTTACGGGGAGAAGTTTACAATGCAGGATTATGGAGCCATGTCCAAAATGCAATACGTAAATGGAGCCAGTGGAAAGAAAACCATGAATAACAG GCAGTGGGAAAACGGGCGTTTCAAATATGGCACAGCTtggaacaacaaacaacat GAGAAAATAAATGGCCGAAGGATCTCCTGGGCAGTGGAAGAAGTGACGCCAGAATTTTGA
- the LOC141866706 gene encoding glutathione S-transferase 2-like has product MAEKWSLQLAFALIALIAAIFYSGKAQFVFNKINQIIHGKRGCSPIFGIGQVTLHYFGLRGRAEGIRLMLEDFEIPYVETNYTKESWPEIKKKGIETGLFTFGQVPAITTTTGLQLVQSKAIMHHIGRSVGVDCDCSDIHTCEMLVQGAEDFRSKLGPVIYDPDFSAKLRDAHIESVVNTWLSHFEKVAPVNATDKGIDGLYFASERLTWVDYVMFDLLETHVEFGRLTFDGQAEIVDVLENFPKLKAFYENFALRPMLAKYLKAERRVPFRL; this is encoded by the exons ATGGCTGAGAAGTGGAGCTTGCAGCTTGCGTTCGCGTTAATTGCTTTGATAGCTGCTATCTTCTACAGCGGCAAGGctcagtttgtttttaataagaTCAACCAGATAATCCACGGAAAACGAGGCTGCTCTCCGATCTTTGGCATCGGTCAGGTGACACTTCACTACTTCGGACTCAGAGGACGAGCAGAAGGGATTCGTTTGATGCTAGAGGACTTCGAAATTCCATATGTGGAAACAAACTATACGAAAGAATCCTGGcctgaaattaaaaagaaagggATAGAAACTGGACTGTTTACTTTTGGCCAAG TTCCTGCCATCACAACTACAACTGGATTACAACTTGTTCAGAGTAAAG CTATCATGCATCATATTGGTCGATCTGTTGGTGTGGATTGTGACTGTTCCGACATTCATACATGTGAAATGCTTGTTCAAGGAGCAG agGATTTCCGATCAAAACTTGGTCCAGTCATTTATGATCCAGACTTTTCGGCCAAACTGCGAGATGCTCATATCGAGTCAGTGGTTAACACGTGGCTCTCGCATTTCGAGAAGGTCGCCCCAGTGAACGCCACAGACAAAGGCATCGATGGTTTGTATTTTGCCAGCGAGCGTCTGACTTGGGTGGACTACGTTATGTTTGACCTCCTCGAAACTCACGTTGAGTTCGGTCGCTTGACTTTTGATGGCCAAGCAGAAATAGTGGATGTGTTGGAGAATTTTCCAAAGCTAAAAGCATTTTATGAAAACTTTGCTCTGAGGCCAATGCTAGCCAAATATCTGAAGGCGGAAAGGAGAGTCCCTTTTAGGCTGTAA